The Azospirillum baldaniorum genome segment CGGTGGCACGGTGCCGCGCGAATACGTCCCGTCGGTCGCCAAGGGCCTGGAAATGCAGAAGGAAGAGGGCGTGCTCGCCTCCTATCCGACTGTGGACTTCCGCGCCCGCCTGGTGGACGGCAAGTATCACGACGTCGACTCGAACGCCCTGACGTTCGAAATCGCCGCCAAGGCCTGCTTCCGTGAAGCCCTCAAGCAGGCCGGCCCGATCCTGCTCGAGCCGGTCATGAAGGTCGAGGTCGTCACCCCGGACGATTACCTGGGCGACGTCATCGGCGACGTGAACCGCCGCCGCGGCACGGTGCTGGGCCAGCTCGAGCGTGGCACCAACATCGCCGTCGAGGCCCACGTGCCGCTGAACGAGATGTTCGGCTACATCGGCCAGCTCCGCGGCATGACCTCGGGCCGCGCGTCCTACTCGATGGAGTTCAGCCACTACGAGCCGGTGCCGCGCAACGTCACCGACGAGATCGTGGCGGGCCGCAGCAAGGCCGCCTGATAACGGGCTGCTGCTTTCAGGGGAAGGGGCCGGCGAAGCGATTCGCCGGCCCTTTTTCTTTGTCCGGCGGGAACTTTGCGGGGACCACCCCGGCGGGATGAGGGATTCTTCTTGCGGCGATACCACTTTCGGGTCAGTGTTGCCAGCAGGTGACGCATCCCAATTTTTGGGAATGACCCAGCGAATTTTCTTGCCCGTGGCCTTGCTGGCCCTTCTGCTCCTCGGCGCTTCCGGCCCCGGTTCGCGGGCCTGGGCAGGGCAGGAGGATGCGCGACTCGGCGGCTTGTTCCAGGACCTGCAGACCGCCGGCGATGCGGTCGCGGCGGAGGCGGTCGAGGACCGCATCTGGGACGTCTGGCTGGAGCATCCCAACGACGACCTGATCGTGCTGATGCATCATGGCGTGCAGAGCCTGAACGCCGACCGCTACGGCGAGGCGCTGGCCGCCTTCGATCAGGTGGTCGCCGCCGACCCGACCTACGCCGAGGGTTGGAACAAGCGGGCCAACGCCGAATACATGCTGGGCGATTACGACGCCGCGGTGCGCGACATCCGCCGGGTGCTGGCGCTGGAGCCGCGGCATTTCGGGGCGCTGGCCGGGCTGGGCCTCGTCTACCTCGCCATCGACCAGCCGGCGGGCGCGCTGCGCGCCTTCGACGCCGCCCTGGCCATCAATCCCCACCTCGACCGCGTCCGCCAGCAGGCCGCCAACATCCGCCTGCGCACGGCCGGATCGGCGCTGTGATCGAGACGTGACTTAATATTCCCTCCCTGAAAAACTTTTAATCCGCCTGCAAGCCCCCCGTGACTCGGCGCCCGCTACTTTCAGGGCAACGAACAACGCATGCCAGTCACGGAGAGCAACCGATGTCCACCCCCGCCAACGCCGGACGCGCCCCGCGGTCGAGCCGGGTGCGGCGTACCATCGCCGCCGTCCTCCTCGGCACCACGGTGCTGACCGGTCCGTTCCTGATCGCCAACCAGTCCACCGCCGTGGCCGCTGAAAGCGCCCTGACGCAGAACATGCCGGGCAGCTTCGCCGATCTGGCCGCCAAGGTGTCGCCCGCCGTGGTGAACGTCTCCACCACCCAGCAGGCCAAGGCCGAGCGCGGCAACCCGCGCATGCCCGGCTTCCCGCCGGGGTCGCCCTTCGAGGAATTCTTCCGCCAGTTCCAGGACCAGTTCGGCCAAAATGGCGGTCCGGGCGGCGACGACCAGTCCGAGGGTCCCTCCGAGGGCCAGCCGCGCGGCAAGGTCGGCTCGCTCGGCTCCGGCTTCATCATCGACGCGGCCGGCTATGTGGTGACCAACAACCACGTCATCGACGGCGCCGACGAGATCAAGGTCACGCTCCAGGACGGAACGGAGCTTCCCGCCACGCTGGTCGGGCGCGACGCCAAGACCGACATCGCCCTGCTGAAGGTGAAGTCCGACAAGGCGCTGCCGGCACTGGACTGGGGCGACAGCGACGCCGCCCGCGTCGGCGATTGGGTGATGGCCGTCGGCAACCCCTTCGGGCTGGGCGGAACGGTGACCAAGGGCATCATCTCGGCCCGCGGTCGCGACATCCACAGCGGTCCGTATGACGACTACCTGCAGCTCGACGCCGCCATCAACCGCGGCAACTCGGGCGGCCCGACCTTCACCCTGGACGGCCGGGTGATCGGCATCAACACCGCCATCTATTCGCCAAACGGCGGCTCGGTCGGCATCGGCTTCGCCATCCCGTCGAACATCGCCAAGCAGGTCGTCGCCCAGCTCAAGGAGAACGGCCATGTCGAGCGCGGCTGGCTGGGCGTGAAGATCCAGGAGATCTCGCCGGAGATCGCCGAGTCGGTCGGCCTGTCCCAGACCAAGGGCGCCCTGGTCGCCGAGGTGACCCCGGACAGCCCCGCCGCCAAGGCCGGCGTGCGCCAGGGCGACGTGATCCTGGCCTATGGCGGCAAGCCGGTGAACACGCTGCGCGACCTGACCCGCCGGGTGGCCGACACCAAGGCCGGCGACACGGTGGACATGATCGTGGTCCGCAAGGGCAAGGAAACGACCCTGACCGCCCACATCGCGCCGCTGCCCGCCGAACAGCGCATGGCCGCCGCGGAAGGGACCGGTCCCGCCGCCGAGAGCGCGGTGGAGACCGTCAACGGGTTGAAGCTGGCCCCGCTGGACGGCGCCGCCCGCAGCCGCCTCGGTCTGGGCGAGGGCGTCAAGGGTGTGGTCGTCACCTCGGTGTCGCCGCAGGCCGGTGATCTGCCCGTCCGTCCGGGCGACGTGATCGTCAAGGTCGGCGACCACAGCGTGACCTCCCCCGCGGAGGTGACCAAGAGCCTGCACGAGGCCGAAAAGGATGGCCGCAAGGCGGTCCTGCTGCTGGTCAACCGCGGCGGCAACGAGAGTTTCGTCCCGCTGAAGCTCGTCAAGGCGTGACGCAGGGTAACACCGGCGATCCTCCCGTCTCCGGTGTGATGGGGTGGAGGATGTCCGCGGTGCGAACCCCCGCCGCGCGGACGTCCTCCCCCTTCGTGTCGTTTGGCCCTTTCCCCTCTCCGGAGGGGCGGGGGCATTCACCTTTGGACTCGCGGAAGGATGCGGTAGACTCATGCTCATGAAAGTCCTCGTCATCGAAGACGACCAGCAGGCCGCCTCCTATCTGGCCAAGGGGCTGAAGGAGGCCGGGCATGTCGTGGACGCCGCCAACGACGGCAAGGAGGGGCTGTTCCTGGCCGGCTCCGAGCATTACGACGTCATGATCGTCGACCGCATGCTGCCGGGCCGCGACGGGCTGTCGCTGGTCGAGATCCTGCGCGCCACCGGCAACGACACGCCGGTGCTGTTCCTCTCCGCGCTGGGCAGCGTCGACGACCGGGTGAAGGGGCTGAAGGCCGGCGGCGACGACTACCTGACCAAGCCCTTCGCCTTCTCCGAGCTGCTTGCCCGGATCGAGGTGCTGGTGCGCCGCCGCAGCGCCGCCCAGCCGCAGACCCGCCTGGCGGTCGCCGACTTGGAGCTGGACCTGCTGTCGCGCACCGTCCGGCGGGCCGGCAAGTCCATCGACCTGCTGCCACGGGAATTCGCCCTGCTGGAGTATCTGATGCGCAACGCCGGCAGCGTGGTGACCCGCACCATGATGCTGGAGAATGTGTGGGACTATCACTTCGACCCGCAGACCAACGTCATCGACGTGCACATCGCACGCCTGCGGCAGAAGATCGACAAGGATTTCCCCACGCCGCTGATCCACACGGTGCGCGGCGCCGGCTACAGCCTGCGGGCGCCGCAATGAGGATGGCGGGCCGGGAAGCGTGAAGGCGGCGATTCCCACCTTGCGCCTTCTGCGCACGACGCCGTTCCGGCTGGCCCTGCTGTATCTGGGCCTGTTCATCATTTCGGTCGGGGTGATCCTGGCCGTCGTCTACCGCTCCACCGCGGGCTTCCTGGAGGAGGAGATCGGCGCCACCATCGCGCTGGAGGTCGCCGGGCTTCAGGACCAGTACCGCAGCGCCGGCCTGCGCGGGCTGGTCGATTCCGTGCGCGAGCGCAGCGGCTATTCGCACACCAACTCCATCTACCTGCTGACCACGCCGGGCGGCGTCATCCTGGCCGGCAACCTGTCGGGCTGGCCCGACGCCACGGCGGGACCGGGCGGCTGGACCCATTTCAAGATTTCCGACTATGGCGGGGTGAACAACCGGCCCTCCACCGCGATGGCGGTCAGTTTCGTCCTGCCCGGCCAGTTCCGCCTGCTGGTGGGCCGCGACATGAGCGAGTTGGACCAGCTCCGCGGGCGCATGGTCGTGTCGCTGCGCTGGGTCTTCCTGGTGACGGTGGTGCTGGGGCTGGGCGGCGGCCTGCTGCTGGCGCGCGGCGCCATGCACCGGATCGAGGCGATCAACCGCACCACACACCGCATCATGGCCGGCGACCTGTCGGGCCGGGTGCCGCGCGGCGGCGGCGGCGACGAGATCGACCGGCTGGCCGGCAACCTGAACGCCATGCTGGACCAGATCGAGCGGCTGATGACCGGCATGCGGCAGGTGACCGAGAGCGTGGCGCACGACCTGCGCACGCCGCTGTCGCGCCTGCGCGCCCGCGTCGAGCTGGCGCTGATCCGCGAAACCGACGACCCCGAGGTCTACCGCGGCGTGCTGCAGGACACGATCCTGGAGGCCGACCGGCTGCTCGCCACCTTCACCGCGCTGCTGTCCATCGCCGAGGCCGAGTCCGGCGCCAACCGCAAGGGACTGGAGCCGGTGCGGCTGGCCGACGTGGTCCGGCTGGCCGCCGACCTCTACGAACCGGTGGCGGAGGAGAAGGGGCTGACCCTGGTCACCGACATCCGGGCGGAGCCGACCGTGCGCGGGAACGAGCAGCTGTTGGCCCAGGCGGTGTCGAACCTGCTGGACAACGCCATCAAGTACACGCCGGAGGGCGGACGCATCACTCTGCTGCTGGAGGGCGCCGGGCCGGGGCAGGTCGCCCGTGTCACCGTGGCGGACAACGGCCCCGGTATCCCCGCCGACATGCGGGAGAAGGTGCTGGAGCGCTTCGTCCGGCTCGATACCGCGCGGGCCTCGCCGGGGAACGGGCTGGGCCTCAGCCTCGTGGAGGCGGTGGCGCGGCTGCACGACGCGTCGCTGCGGCTGGAGGACAACGAACCGGGCCTGAAGGTCGGCATCGTCTTCCCGCCGGACGCCGGTTGAGGCGCTCCACAAGAAAAGAGCCCGCCGTTTCCGGCGGGCTTTTGAGGTGACATCAGCGAGAATGACTCCTTGGCGTCAGACATTATATGGGGCGCCAACCGTCCGCGCGCATTCGGATAAGCGTATTAGCACGAAGGTGCTAGTGGGCTGACGGTGCAACACTTTCCTGCGGGCGGCGTTTGTCCATCGGACCGGCATGCCGGTGGCAACACGGCGGGAAGAAACGATGGACGCGACCAGACAGGCTCCCCTTCATGCCTCTGCGCAAGCTGGGGAGCCGGCGACCGCCGGGCGGAACACCGCGACCGAACTGAAGCTGTTCACCTGGAAGATGCTGATCGCCGCCGGCGTGGTGGGGACGCTGTTCCTGGCTTGGCAGGTGGCCGACGCGCTGCTGCTGGTCTTCGCCGGCGTGCTTCTGGCGATCCTGTTCCAGCGCATCGCCGGGCTGGTGCGACGCTTCACCGGATTGCCGCAGGGCTGGTCGCTCGGCGTCGTTCTGCTGCTTCTGGCGGCGCTTCTGATCGGCGGTGGCGTCCTGATGGGCCAGTCGGTGGTCAGCCAGTTCGACCAGCTCTCCCAGCAGATCAGCGGGGCCGTTCAGCAGCTTCCCGGTTCGCTGCGCGACCAGATCATGAAGCAGGGGCAGGACGCCTCCTCCTGGCTGAACCGGCTGCAGACGGTCGCGTCCAGCGTGATGTTCTTCCTGGGCGATCTGGTGGTGGTGATGTTCACGGCCATCTACCTCGCCGCTTCGCCCGGCGTCTACCAGCGCGGCGTCATCCTGCTGGTGCCGCCGCGCGGCCACGAGCGGGCGCGGGAGGTGATGGACGTGATGGGGGACTCGCTGTGGAAGTGGCTGATCGGGCAGCTTTCAGCCATGGCCATCGTCGGCGTGCTGACCACCGCGGGCCTGCTGCTGCTGGGCATCCCGAGCGCTCCGGCGCTGGGCCTGCTGGCGGCGCTCCTGGAATTCGTTCCGCTGATCGGCCCGTTCCTGGCGGCGGTCCCGGCGATTCTCATCGCCTTCGCCCAGTCGCCCCAGGACGCGCTGTGGGTGGCGCTGCTCTACCTGGCGATCCAGCAGGTCGAGGGCAACGTCGTCATGCCGCTGATGCAGAAGAAGGTGGTGGACCTGCCCCCGGTCATCACCATCGCGGCCATCGCGGCGGGGGGCGTGCTGTTCGGGCTGATGGGCATGTTCCTGGCGACGCCCTTCGCGGTCGTGATGCTGGTGCTGGTCAACATGCTCTACATCGAGGACAAGCTGGGCGAGGGGCGGCACTTCCCCAGCGAGGACAAGGCGTAGGCTGTTCCCAGTCCTTAGACCACCTCCGCCCCGGCCTTGCCGGCGTCGGCGGCGGAACGCAGGGGAAGCTCCTTCAGGAACAGGGTCAGCACGAAGGACACCACGGCCAGCCCGGCGGCCAGCAGGAACAGCGTGGAGAAGCCGTGCTCGAACACCGACTGGGCGGCGGCACGGGCGACGGGGGCCAGATTGGCCAGGGCGGACGGGCCGCGTTCCATCACTTCGCGCCCGCTGATGCCGGGCAGGCCGGCGGCGTTCAGCCGGGCCTCGACATCGGCGGCGAAGACCGCGCCGAACACCGCCACCCCGACCGACCCGCCGAGCGAGCGGAAGAAGCCGACCGAGGCGGTGGCCGCACCCAGGTCGCGCCGGTCCACCGCGTTCTGCACGGCGACCGTCATCACCGGCATGACCAGTCCCAGCCCGATGCCCAGCGGCACCAGGATCAGCGTGGACCACAGCCCGCTTTCCGACACCGTCGGCGACAGGCCGAGCGCCAGATACATCAACGCGGCCAGCGCCAGCCCGGCCAGCGGGAAGACCTTGTAGCGGCCCGACTTGGAAATCAGCCTCCCGCCGCCCCCGGCGCCCAGCACCATGCCCAGAACCATCGGCAGCAGCAGGAAGCCCGACGTGGTGGCGCTGGTCCCGGCGACGAGTTGCGAGCGCAGCGGCAGATAGACGATGCCGGCGAACAGCACCATGGCCGACACCGCCACCACCGGGTTGGCGACGGCCACCACCGGCTCACGGAACAGGTGGAGCGGCAGGATCGGTTCCTCGACCCGCCGCTCGTGCCACAGGAAGACCCCGAGCATCATGAGGCCCAGGACGCACAGGCCGAGGATCGTCGGGGAGGTCCAGGGCAGGGCGACCCCGGCGCGCGACACCACGAACAGCAGGGAGGTCACCGTGCCCATCAGCAGGGCCGCCCCGAGATAGTCGATGGTCGGCTTCGTCCGTCCCGCCGGCAGGCGGTCGAGCGCCCGGCTGGTCATCAGCAGCGCCGCCGCCCCCAGCGGCAGGTTGATGAGGAAGATCCAGTGCCAGCTCAGCCGTTCCGTGAAGATGCCGCCCAGCAGCGGCCCGGCCACGCTGGACAGGGCGAAGATGCCGCCGATGTAGCCCTGGTAGCGCCCGCGCTCCCGCGGGGCGACCACGTCGCCGATGATGGTGAAGGCCAGCGCCATCAGGCCGCCGCCGCCCAGCCCCTGGATGCCGCGGAACAGGATGAGCTGCCCCATGCTCTGCGCCAGCGCGCACAGCACCGACCCGACCAGGAACAGGAAGATCGCCACCTGGAGCACCCGCTTGCGCCCGTAGAGGTCGCTCAGCTTGCCGTAGATCGGGGTGGTCGAGGTCGAGGCCAGCAGATAGGCGGTGACCACCCAGGGCAGGTTTTCCAGGCTTCCCAGGTCGTGGGCCATGGTCGGCAGGGCCGTCGCGACGATGGTCTGGTCCATCGCCGCCATCAGCATGGCGAGCGCCACCCCGCTGAACACCCGCATGATTTCGCGGTGGGTAAAGACGGCGTGGTCGTTGGAGGCGTCGGTCATGGTCTCGGTTCAGGCCGGAATGAGCGGTGGGGCGTACCATAGCCCCCGAGACGTTCCGCGCAAGGACTCCGCCATGAATGGCTGCTAATCTCCCTTTCCACCTTCCGGAATAGTCGCCGTACCCCGCCATGCTGAGCGTGCACAACCTGTCCACGACCGTGCTGAAGCCCGCCAGTTTCCAGGTGGAGGCCGGCGAGTGCGTCGCCGTTCAGGGGAAATCCGGATCAGGGAAATCCGTGCTTCTGCGCGCCCTGGCCGACCTCGACCCATCGACCGGAGAGGTGCGGCTGAACGGCGATCTTCGGGAGGACATGCCCGCGCCGCTCTGGCGCCGCCGGGTGACCTACGTCGCCGCCGAGTCGGGCTGGTGGGAGGATCGGGTTGGCGCCCACTTCGCCCAGCCGGACCGCGCCGCCGCGCTCGCCGGGGCGCTGGGCCTGCCGGGGGAGGTGATGGACTGGCCGGTGGTCCGCCTGTCCACGGGGGAGCGGCAGCGGCTGGCGCTGGTCCGCGCGCTGGTCCAGAGGCCGGAGGTGCTTCTGCTCGACGAGCCGACCGGCCCGCTGGACGCCGAGGCGACGGAGCGGGTGGAGGCTTTGCTGCGCGCTGAACTGGTCCGCGGGGCCAGGGTGCTGATCGTCACCCACGCGCCGGAGCAGGCCGTCCGCCTGGCCCGGCGGCATCTGCACGTGGCAGATGGAGTGGTGGCGGACGGCGTGGTGACGGAGGGGTAGGGCGATGCTGGTGACCCTGCATTACACCGACCTCGCCGTGGCGGCGCTGCTCCTGCTGGTCAACGGCGGCCTGTCCATGGCGCTGGATCTGGGGCTGGCGCGGCCGCTGCTGGTGGCGGCGCTGCGGATGGTGGTCCAACTGTCCTTGGTCGGGCTGGTGCTGACCCGGCTGTTCGCCCTGGAGTCGCCCTGGTTGACCCTGGTGGCGGCGCTGGTCATGCTGCTGTTCGCCGGCCAGGAGACGATGGCCCGGCAGGAGCGGCGGCTGACCAGCTGGTGGTCCTACGGCATCGGCACCGGGGCGATGGGGACCGCGGCGGGGATCGTCCTGCTGCTCGGCCTGTCCACCGCGGTGCGGCCCGATCCATGGTGGGACGCGCGCTACGCCATTCCGATGCTGGGCATGGTGCTGGGCAACGCGATGAGCGGGGTCGGGCTGGCCCTCCACACGCTGACCGCGACGGCGGCGCGGGAGCGGGCGGCCATCGAGGCGCAACTCGCGCTCGGCCAGACCCGCTGGACGGCCCTGCGGCCCATCCTGCGCCACGCGCTGCGCACGGCGCTGATGCCGACGATCAACAGCATGGCGGCCATGGGGGTGGTGGCTTTGCCCGGCATGATGACCGGCCAGATTCTCTCCGGCGTCGATCCGGGGGAGGCGGTGAAGTACCAGATCCTCATCATGTTCCTGATCTCCGGCGCGACCGGGCTGGGCGTGCTGGCGGCCTCGCTGGCGACGGTGCGGCGGCTCAGCGACCGGAGGCACCGGCTGCGGCTCGACCGGCTGGTGCGGCGGAAGCAAGCGTAAGGAACCCGGACGGGACCGCCGCCGTTGAACACCGATGGTGTTCACCAACGACGGTGGGGGAGCGGGTCATGGCGCACATCGTGGAAATCCGGAACGGCGCGATCATCGGCAACGACGAGGCCACCGACGAGTATCTGCCCGTCGGAACCCACATCGCCCAGGCCGATGGTTTCTATGTGAGCTTTGGCATGGATGTGGAGGGCCCCTACGCCCGCAACGAGGCCGAGGAGCGGCTGAACCACCTGAAGCGCGCCACCCAGGCGGATTTGGAGCGTCCGTAATAAGGCAGCGTCTTGCCCCCACCCCGGCCCTCCCCCGCTTCGCAGGGGAGGGTGCCTTCTGCGAAGCGGTACCGGTCCCCTCGCCTGCGTCAGCGGGGGAGGTAGGGTGGGGGCAAAACGCCGCTACGTCGCCTCCGTCTCCACGTCGCGGTGCTCCAGGCTGGCGCGCACGGTGCGGCGCAGGTCGTCGGGCTGGATGGGCTTGTGCAGCAGGGCGCATTGCGCGCCGGCGGCCTCGCGCAGCCGGTCCGACGAGGTGTCGCCGGTCAGCAGCACCCCCGGCAGGTCGGGTCCGAAGCGGCGGCGCAGCGTGTCCATCAGCATCAGACCGGTGTCGCCGTCCGGCAGGCGGTAATCGGTCAGCACGAGGTCGGGCGCCAGCGTGCCGTCCACCAATTCCAACGCTTCCGCCACCGAGCCGGCCTCGGTCACGCGGTAGCCCCAGCCGTCCAGCATCAGGGCCAAGGCCATGCGGATCACCGCATCGTCCTCGACCAGCAGGACGGAGGCGTCGCCGTCCACTTCGCCGCTTCCCGCGGCGGAGTCGTCCGGCGAGTCGCCGCAGTGCCGCTCGTCGAGAATGGCCCCCTGCGGCAGGGTGACGGCGAAACAGGACCCCTTGCCCGGCGCCGAGGTCACCTCGATGGTGCCGCCCAGCATGTGGACGAGGCGCCGCGCGATGCTGAGCCCCATGCCCAGCCCCTCCCGCCGGTCGCGGGCGACGTTGCCGATCTGGTAGAAGTCCTGGAAGATGCGGTCGATCTGGCTCTCCGGAATGCCGATGCCGGTGTCCCACACCTCGAACCGCAGGGCGCCGCCGCGGCGCCGCGCCCCGAACAGCACCCGTCCCTGCCGCGTGTAGCGTATGGCGTTGGTCAGCAGGTTGCGCAGCACCCGCTCCAGCAGGCCGCCGTCGGTGCAGACGCCCAGCCGCACCGGCACGGTGCGCAGCGTCAGCCCGGAGGAGGCGGCCACCGCCCGGAAC includes the following:
- a CDS encoding tetratricopeptide repeat protein, giving the protein MALLALLLLGASGPGSRAWAGQEDARLGGLFQDLQTAGDAVAAEAVEDRIWDVWLEHPNDDLIVLMHHGVQSLNADRYGEALAAFDQVVAADPTYAEGWNKRANAEYMLGDYDAAVRDIRRVLALEPRHFGALAGLGLVYLAIDQPAGALRAFDAALAINPHLDRVRQQAANIRLRTAGSAL
- a CDS encoding sensor histidine kinase, whose product is MKAAIPTLRLLRTTPFRLALLYLGLFIISVGVILAVVYRSTAGFLEEEIGATIALEVAGLQDQYRSAGLRGLVDSVRERSGYSHTNSIYLLTTPGGVILAGNLSGWPDATAGPGGWTHFKISDYGGVNNRPSTAMAVSFVLPGQFRLLVGRDMSELDQLRGRMVVSLRWVFLVTVVLGLGGGLLLARGAMHRIEAINRTTHRIMAGDLSGRVPRGGGGDEIDRLAGNLNAMLDQIERLMTGMRQVTESVAHDLRTPLSRLRARVELALIRETDDPEVYRGVLQDTILEADRLLATFTALLSIAEAESGANRKGLEPVRLADVVRLAADLYEPVAEEKGLTLVTDIRAEPTVRGNEQLLAQAVSNLLDNAIKYTPEGGRITLLLEGAGPGQVARVTVADNGPGIPADMREKVLERFVRLDTARASPGNGLGLSLVEAVARLHDASLRLEDNEPGLKVGIVFPPDAG
- a CDS encoding MDR family MFS transporter; amino-acid sequence: MTDASNDHAVFTHREIMRVFSGVALAMLMAAMDQTIVATALPTMAHDLGSLENLPWVVTAYLLASTSTTPIYGKLSDLYGRKRVLQVAIFLFLVGSVLCALAQSMGQLILFRGIQGLGGGGLMALAFTIIGDVVAPRERGRYQGYIGGIFALSSVAGPLLGGIFTERLSWHWIFLINLPLGAAALLMTSRALDRLPAGRTKPTIDYLGAALLMGTVTSLLFVVSRAGVALPWTSPTILGLCVLGLMMLGVFLWHERRVEEPILPLHLFREPVVAVANPVVAVSAMVLFAGIVYLPLRSQLVAGTSATTSGFLLLPMVLGMVLGAGGGGRLISKSGRYKVFPLAGLALAALMYLALGLSPTVSESGLWSTLILVPLGIGLGLVMPVMTVAVQNAVDRRDLGAATASVGFFRSLGGSVGVAVFGAVFAADVEARLNAAGLPGISGREVMERGPSALANLAPVARAAAQSVFEHGFSTLFLLAAGLAVVSFVLTLFLKELPLRSAADAGKAGAEVV
- a CDS encoding ABC transporter ATP-binding protein — encoded protein: MLSVHNLSTTVLKPASFQVEAGECVAVQGKSGSGKSVLLRALADLDPSTGEVRLNGDLREDMPAPLWRRRVTYVAAESGWWEDRVGAHFAQPDRAAALAGALGLPGEVMDWPVVRLSTGERQRLALVRALVQRPEVLLLDEPTGPLDAEATERVEALLRAELVRGARVLIVTHAPEQAVRLARRHLHVADGVVADGVVTEG
- a CDS encoding AI-2E family transporter; amino-acid sequence: MDATRQAPLHASAQAGEPATAGRNTATELKLFTWKMLIAAGVVGTLFLAWQVADALLLVFAGVLLAILFQRIAGLVRRFTGLPQGWSLGVVLLLLAALLIGGGVLMGQSVVSQFDQLSQQISGAVQQLPGSLRDQIMKQGQDASSWLNRLQTVASSVMFFLGDLVVVMFTAIYLAASPGVYQRGVILLVPPRGHERAREVMDVMGDSLWKWLIGQLSAMAIVGVLTTAGLLLLGIPSAPALGLLAALLEFVPLIGPFLAAVPAILIAFAQSPQDALWVALLYLAIQQVEGNVVMPLMQKKVVDLPPVITIAAIAAGGVLFGLMGMFLATPFAVVMLVLVNMLYIEDKLGEGRHFPSEDKA
- a CDS encoding winged helix-turn-helix domain-containing protein, with translation MKVLVIEDDQQAASYLAKGLKEAGHVVDAANDGKEGLFLAGSEHYDVMIVDRMLPGRDGLSLVEILRATGNDTPVLFLSALGSVDDRVKGLKAGGDDYLTKPFAFSELLARIEVLVRRRSAAQPQTRLAVADLELDLLSRTVRRAGKSIDLLPREFALLEYLMRNAGSVVTRTMMLENVWDYHFDPQTNVIDVHIARLRQKIDKDFPTPLIHTVRGAGYSLRAPQ
- a CDS encoding DegQ family serine endoprotease is translated as MSTPANAGRAPRSSRVRRTIAAVLLGTTVLTGPFLIANQSTAVAAESALTQNMPGSFADLAAKVSPAVVNVSTTQQAKAERGNPRMPGFPPGSPFEEFFRQFQDQFGQNGGPGGDDQSEGPSEGQPRGKVGSLGSGFIIDAAGYVVTNNHVIDGADEIKVTLQDGTELPATLVGRDAKTDIALLKVKSDKALPALDWGDSDAARVGDWVMAVGNPFGLGGTVTKGIISARGRDIHSGPYDDYLQLDAAINRGNSGGPTFTLDGRVIGINTAIYSPNGGSVGIGFAIPSNIAKQVVAQLKENGHVERGWLGVKIQEISPEIAESVGLSQTKGALVAEVTPDSPAAKAGVRQGDVILAYGGKPVNTLRDLTRRVADTKAGDTVDMIVVRKGKETTLTAHIAPLPAEQRMAAAEGTGPAAESAVETVNGLKLAPLDGAARSRLGLGEGVKGVVVTSVSPQAGDLPVRPGDVIVKVGDHSVTSPAEVTKSLHEAEKDGRKAVLLLVNRGGNESFVPLKLVKA
- a CDS encoding ABC transporter permease, with translation MLVTLHYTDLAVAALLLLVNGGLSMALDLGLARPLLVAALRMVVQLSLVGLVLTRLFALESPWLTLVAALVMLLFAGQETMARQERRLTSWWSYGIGTGAMGTAAGIVLLLGLSTAVRPDPWWDARYAIPMLGMVLGNAMSGVGLALHTLTATAARERAAIEAQLALGQTRWTALRPILRHALRTALMPTINSMAAMGVVALPGMMTGQILSGVDPGEAVKYQILIMFLISGATGLGVLAASLATVRRLSDRRHRLRLDRLVRRKQA